ACGCCGACCTAAAGGACGCGTGCTCGGCCCTCACCGACCGGCTGGGGAGCCTGCTCAACCCGGATTCGGTGGGCGTCGGACCCTGAGCCGTTGGGTCCTTCCCATTGCTTCCGAATTGATTACCCTTATAGTCGCATCCGCGGCTGATGCTGGTTATCGCAACTACCTACAGCCGCCTTGCCTGCGAATAGTTGGATCGCAGTCCGTTGCTTCCCCCCGGGGAAGGTCCTTAGCCAAGGCGGCTATCAACTTCGAATAAGTGAGAGGGATCGTTATGAGTCGTGCCGAAGCCGCAGCGCCGAGTGTGGAACGTGCAAACTGGACGGAGGTCACCCCCGAGACCCTCTACGCAAAGCTGACGACCGTCGCCCGCAACCTGTGGTGGAGTTGGCACCCCGAGGTAGTCTCGCTGTTCCGCGACCTCGACCCGGTCCGCTGGCGGCAGCTCGACCACAACCCGATCGCCCTGCTGTCGGAGATGACGCCGCAGCAGGTCGCCGACCGCGCCAACGAGATGGTGCTCTACACCCGCATCAACCAGGCGCACCGCCGGCTCAAGGACTACCTTTCCAACACGACCCACACCTGGGGCGCCCGCCACGCCGGCGTCCTCGGCGCCAAGCCGGTGGCGTACTTCTCCGCCGAGTTCGGCATCCACGAGTGCGTGCCGATCTACTCCGGCGGCCTCGGCGTGCTGTCGGGCGACCACATCAAGAGCGCCAGCGCGCTCGGCGTGCCGCTGGTCGCGATCGGCCTGTTCTACGACCAGGGCTACTTCCGCCAGCACCTCGACGGCGACGGCTACCAGCAGGAAGAGTACGTCGACACCCGCGTTGAGAACCTGCCGATGGAGCCGGCGGTCGGCAAGGACGGCGAGCCGATCACCGTCACGATCGACACCCGCGACGGCAAGCTGCTCGCCAAGGTGTGGCTGATGCGGGTCGGCCGCATCAACCTGTACCTGCTCGACTGCGACGTCGAGGGCAACAGCCCGCAGGACCGCCAGCTCACCTCGCGTCTGTACGGCGGCGACCGCCGCACCCGCATCCGCCAGGAGATGGTGCTGGGGGTCGGCGGTGTGAAGGCGCTCAAGGCGCTCGCCATCGACGCCGGCGTGTACCACCTGAACGAGGGCCACAGCGCGTTCGCCCCGCTCGAGGTGATCCGCGAGGTCATGGAGCACGACGGCCTGTCCTTCGACGACGCCCTCCGCGAAGTCGCCCAGAAGACCACCTTCACCACCCACACCCCCGTGCCCGCCGGCCACGACCGCTTCGAGGCCGACCTGATCGAAGAGCACCTCGGACCACTCCGCGACTCGCTCGGCATCTCGCACGACCAGCTGATGGGCCTCGGCCGGGTCGAGCCGCAGAACGAGCAAGAGACCTTCTGCATGACCGTCATCGGCCTCAAGCTGTCACGCAAAGCGAACGCCGTGAGCTCGCTGCACGGGCAGGTCTCGCGCCGCATGTGGGCCCACCTCTGGCCCTGGCGGGTCGAGGAAGAGGTGCCGATCGGCCACATCACCAACGGCGTGCACGTGGCGAGCTGGCTCGCCCAGCCGATGCGGCAGCTGTACGACAAGATCCTGCCCGCCGACTGGGGCTACCGGCAGGGCGAGGACGAGGCCTGGCAGAACATCTACAACGTCGACCCGGGCGAGCTGTGGGAAACCCACAACGCGCTCAAGAGCCGGCTGCTGGAGTTCGTCCGCCGCCGCATGAGCCGCCAGTGCCGCCGCCGCAACGAGGACGAGTCGCGCATCGAGGCCGCCCGCAACGTGCTGGACCCGAGCGCCCTGACGATCGGCTTCGCCCGCCGGTTCGCCACCTACAAGCGGGCCGACCTGTTCCTCCGCCAGCTCGACGCGATCGCCGAGCTGATCAACGACGTCAACCGCCCGGTGCAGTTCATCTTCTCCGGCAAGGCCCACCCGGCCGACGAGGGGGGCAAGAGCTTCATCAAGCGGATCGCCAACCTGCGGAACGACCCCAAGTTCGCCGGCCGCATCGTGTTCCTCGAGGACTACGACATCAACGTCGCCCGGCACCTGGTGCAGGGCGTCGACGTCTGGCTCAACAACCCGCGTCGCCCGCTGGAGGCCTCCGGCACCAGCGGCATGAAGGCGGTGCTGAACGGCGGGCTCAACTGCTCGATCCTCGACGGCTGGTGGGCCGAGGCCTACAACGGCCAGAACGGCTTCGCCATCGGCAACGGCACGCAGCACGTCGACGACAACATCACCGACGCCCGCGACGCCGAGGACCTGTTCAACGTCCTCCGCGACGAGGTGATCCCGCTGTACTACGACCGCGACACCGACGGCCTGCCCCACAAGTGGATCGAGTTCATGATCGACTCGATCGTGACGCTCGCCGCGCGGTTCAGCGCGCACCGGATGGTGATCGACTACGTGCGTCACAGCTACGTGCCGGCCGCCGGCGGCCTGTCGAGCGACATGGCCGCGCGTTAGCCGCCCGCCGCCCGCCACCCGGCGCACCAACGAGAACAACGCACCGCCCCGCTTGGCCCCGCCAAGCGGGGCGTTTTTTGTCAACTCCGCTGGTGATATCGTAAACGAGCATCTCTACACCGGAAGACGCACCGACCCAGAGACCGGGTTGCAGTTGAATCGGTATCGGTTCTATCACCAGCAGTTGGGGAGGTGGGTGACGAGGGACCCGATTGGGTATGATGCTGGGAGCAACAATCTTTATGAGTATGTTGGGGGGATGCCAACGTACTATGTTGATCCATCCGGGTTGAGAATTAATTGCGCGAACGTCGGTGGCTCTGCTGGCGGCGGTATCGTGGGGAGCATTACCATTTCGGTTTGTAAAGATGACTGTGGCAATGAGGCAACGGTCTTTTGCTTTGGTGCGGGCGGCGGAGCTGGAGTTGGTGGCGGTATTACTGGCGGTGTCTACAAAGGCTGTCTAAAAGAGGGATGGAGCGATCAGTTCTCAGGGAATGGAACTGTGGGAGTTGTGACAGGGGGAGTGACTGTGACTGGAAACGGTGAAATTCTGGGTGGGGAGTTGGGTTTGGGTGCAGGGGGAGGTGCGACGGGGTGTGTACAGAATTGCTACACCGTAATGAAGCCAAAGCCGCCGACCCCTCCTCCAGGCTGGGTTCCACATCCTGACGGAGGGTTTGTCACGCCTTATCCAGATGGAAGTCTACCGTCGTGGCCTTCGGACGCACCGCGCTTCTGAAATAGTGTTTGCGAGAGGTGATATGGAAGTAGTTCTGTTCATGGCCGCTGCAGGGATTGTTGGGGGGGGCGTAAATTTTTTCTTTCCTGACCAGACAGCACAATTTACGTCGAAGTTCTTGAAGACCTTTGGGCTGTCAGATAGCTACATAGCTGCAGTCACCAATAGAAAATTACTGAAGGCATCAGGAGTGCTTGCTATGATACTGGGTTGTGCGTTAGCAATAGCTGAATTCATTGCTTTACCCTAATGCACATGCTCCCGTAATCCAAACCCACCGAAGTCCCAACCGAACCTAGGCACCGTGGGCAACGTTTAGACGAATACTCGGTCAGAACGAACCTTGGCACCGTGGGCACCGTTTAGACGAACACTCGCACCATGGGCAACGAGTAGACGCAGCAACGTTAAGGCGTTGGAATCGAACCTAGGCACTGTGGGCAACTGGTTGGATTCGTCGGCCTCTTGCGATGGCACCGGTTGGAATCACGGATGCTTGGGTTCCCAGATTCCGAGGTCCGCGTAGACGGGACTCCTGAATCGCTGTTGCGGAGTACCTCGGATGGTACCAGTTACAAACGGGGACGAGAACGGGGACAGGTCCAGTTCTTGACACCACAACGCTGGCGGACTAGCCTCGCGGTATGCCTCGCAACGCCCGCTACGCGCCCGGCGGATACGTCTACCACGTCTTGAACCGGGGCGTTGGCAGGCAGCAGCTGTTCTTCACCGACGACGACTACCTGGCGTTCGAACGCGTGCTCGGCGAGACGCTCGAGAAACGCCCGCTGCGGGTCCTCGGCTACTGCCTGATGCCCAACCACTGGCACATGGTGCTGTGGCCCGAGGCCGACGGCGACCTCGGCGCCTTCATGCAGCGGCTGACGGTCAGGCACGTGACGCGGTGGCAGCGTCATCACCGGCTGGTCGGCCAGGGGCACGTCTACCAGGGCCGCTTCAAGTCGTTCCCGGTCGCGACCGACGAGTACTTCTACCAGCTCATGCGGTACGTCGAACGCAACGCCCTGCGGGCGAACCTGGTCAAGCGGGCCGAGGAGTGGCCGTGGGGCAGCCTGTGGATCCGCAAGCACGGCTCGGCCGAGCACCGGGCGCTGTTGTCAGACTGGCCGCTGCCGCGTCCCCGCAGGTGGGTCGACTACGTCAACCAACCCGCCAGCGACGCCGAGCTCGCCGCGATCCGCCGCAGCAGCCAGCGGGGCTCGCCCTACGGGCCGGCGCCGTGGGTCGGTCAGACCGCCAAGAAGCTGGGCCTCGAGTCGACGCTGCGTTCGCCGGGGCGGCCGAAGAAGACGGGGTAGATGCACTTATTGGACCTGTCCCCGTTTCTTCCTCCTCAGGTCCAATCTCGGGCTGGTCGCGTGCGCATGCGGTTGGCTTGTTCGTCGTTGGTGAAGGCT
This Posidoniimonas polymericola DNA region includes the following protein-coding sequences:
- a CDS encoding transposase, translated to MPRNARYAPGGYVYHVLNRGVGRQQLFFTDDDYLAFERVLGETLEKRPLRVLGYCLMPNHWHMVLWPEADGDLGAFMQRLTVRHVTRWQRHHRLVGQGHVYQGRFKSFPVATDEYFYQLMRYVERNALRANLVKRAEEWPWGSLWIRKHGSAEHRALLSDWPLPRPRRWVDYVNQPASDAELAAIRRSSQRGSPYGPAPWVGQTAKKLGLESTLRSPGRPKKTG
- the glgP gene encoding alpha-glucan family phosphorylase yields the protein MSRAEAAAPSVERANWTEVTPETLYAKLTTVARNLWWSWHPEVVSLFRDLDPVRWRQLDHNPIALLSEMTPQQVADRANEMVLYTRINQAHRRLKDYLSNTTHTWGARHAGVLGAKPVAYFSAEFGIHECVPIYSGGLGVLSGDHIKSASALGVPLVAIGLFYDQGYFRQHLDGDGYQQEEYVDTRVENLPMEPAVGKDGEPITVTIDTRDGKLLAKVWLMRVGRINLYLLDCDVEGNSPQDRQLTSRLYGGDRRTRIRQEMVLGVGGVKALKALAIDAGVYHLNEGHSAFAPLEVIREVMEHDGLSFDDALREVAQKTTFTTHTPVPAGHDRFEADLIEEHLGPLRDSLGISHDQLMGLGRVEPQNEQETFCMTVIGLKLSRKANAVSSLHGQVSRRMWAHLWPWRVEEEVPIGHITNGVHVASWLAQPMRQLYDKILPADWGYRQGEDEAWQNIYNVDPGELWETHNALKSRLLEFVRRRMSRQCRRRNEDESRIEAARNVLDPSALTIGFARRFATYKRADLFLRQLDAIAELINDVNRPVQFIFSGKAHPADEGGKSFIKRIANLRNDPKFAGRIVFLEDYDINVARHLVQGVDVWLNNPRRPLEASGTSGMKAVLNGGLNCSILDGWWAEAYNGQNGFAIGNGTQHVDDNITDARDAEDLFNVLRDEVIPLYYDRDTDGLPHKWIEFMIDSIVTLAARFSAHRMVIDYVRHSYVPAAGGLSSDMAAR
- a CDS encoding RHS repeat-associated core domain-containing protein — its product is MAPPSGAFFVNSAGDIVNEHLYTGRRTDPETGLQLNRYRFYHQQLGRWVTRDPIGYDAGSNNLYEYVGGMPTYYVDPSGLRINCANVGGSAGGGIVGSITISVCKDDCGNEATVFCFGAGGGAGVGGGITGGVYKGCLKEGWSDQFSGNGTVGVVTGGVTVTGNGEILGGELGLGAGGGATGCVQNCYTVMKPKPPTPPPGWVPHPDGGFVTPYPDGSLPSWPSDAPRF